A segment of the Carya illinoinensis cultivar Pawnee chromosome 1, C.illinoinensisPawnee_v1, whole genome shotgun sequence genome:
tataaaaaaatatttagcacttaaaaaatgaatagaaaaatactATCGTTCCCAAGATGCATCATTATAGAGAAGATATATCAAATCAAATATGTTTTGAAACGAAACAGGTTATGTATGCCAGAATTATAGGAACAAGTTCTTGAAAGTTGTTAGCTaggtttataattattatttgtgTCGTAACGATATAGTACCTAGTTCGCATAATATTGATAAAACGATAAAGTTTACATCAAAGAAAAGGTTGTGGTTTCTTTGTCACATCATCTTCAAATCAAAGTCATAACCTAAAAGGATTCGGCTTGGATGGAATTGGACCAGATCCGGTTTCTATTGGAATTGGACCCACGTCCTATAACCCAAAACAGGTAGCACACTATACGAAAGCAAAATTGAATACTACGAACCCTTATTGTCTACCTCGGTTGCAATTAACATGACATTTTATTTCAAACTCTTCTTTTACAAGGGAGCTTCACACTGATTTAGAGACTTTAAGTGAGCCAcgaaataatagtaaatattgTTCTcaaagttaataaataaataaataaataaaaaataaaaaagaaaaaagggtaaaagcACTTGTCGTTGGCTAGCTTTGAAGAATTCAATAGCCATTGAGATTCTTGAAGTACGacttaaaaattttgataagagagaggaaaaaaataccTATTTTCTATATGGgagaaactgaaaaaaaaaggtCCATCGATcgatagttaaaaaaaagtgagtagttctttttcaagaaaatttcattaatatttatcaCAAATGACaaagtatttattttcattaaatttttcatttgatgTGAtacataaaatcaatttaagtttaaatcaatttaaaatttaaaccacATCAAACTGATTTATATATTATCTGATCATGAATTCTATGAATTCCTTTGGTTTCGGTATTAATTCCTTAGCATATCTTATTGAAAAGaactaaatattcaaatactaagtatataattttattttttgaagaaagATAAGAGATTACTTACCCCATGAACAGTTGGAAAGCTATTATTTGTTAAGAATTGATAAGCATTCTGGTTCTTTTTGTTGAAAACCATTTTGTCAACTCTTGGAGAATCCAGGGTACGCAGGTCGTAACCAGCAGAATTGTAATAGTGATGGAGAGGTGTATTCCCGTTATTATCCTTCTGATTCAAAAGATTCCGGAGAGACAAATAATATTGGATGATTAGCGCCGCACGTGGCCTGTTGTTGTGCACAGCGAGATGAAGTGCATTGCGGCCTTCATTGTCAACCACTTCGCAACAATCTGGACACATTGCTATAATCTTTACCAATGTTACACTCTCTTGGTGGCGATGGGCTGCAATGTGAAGAGCTGTCCTACCCTCCGCGTCTTTCATATATGCTACCTCTCTATCATATTTTAGCAGTAGTTTTGTTGGCCCAATGTTGTCCTTGTATGCAGCCATGTGAAGCGGAGTCCAACCATTTTGGTCTGCTTGTCTACATAGATCGCGTCCGTATCTTTCCAAAATGTTTTGGGTCATTCCTAAAAGAAGTTAAACGTGCTAAATTAATGTAATAATTTTCTGAAGGACAAAAAGGAAGACCTTAGGAGACATAAAAAGGACAATATGGAAGCCATGTTTAGTAATCAGTCctttatcatcaaataaaatatgtatgTACAAAAGGAAAATGCAGGACAAAGCAGACATGAGTCTTTATTTACCAATATggtaaaaaatcaaaattatttggaAGCTTGTTAAGCACGGAATTAATCTAAAACCGGCCCTTTGCAAATCGAACATCTTTATATTTCATCAATTCGATGTCCTGTCATATTTGATACCAccacataaaatattttcttaaccaAATCGTATTCTACAATgcggaaaatataaaataggcaATACCTTCATCATCCCAAAATGCTGCAGCATGCAAAGCCGTTCTACCCAAGGGGCCATTATAAGCTGGTGacttcaatttgtttaaaatttctGACACCAAATCTGGAAAGTGTCTCTCAGCAGCCAAGTAAAGTGGGGTCTCACCGGCAACATTAGCACCAAACGAAAATTCTGGATCTACCTCCATTAGTAATTGTTTTACCACTTCAATGTGATTGTGACGTACAGCCTCATGTAAGGCCGTGTCTCCCTCTTTGTTCAGCTTCCCAATCATCTCCGTAGTAGCTTTAACGACTCCACTTTCGAGATCTTGATGTTGGGAATTTTTATGTTCAATCAGGACTCTGACTATTGAAGCATGCCCATACCTTGCTGCCACATGTAACGGAGAATCGTCTTCCGCGTTGGCTTTCAATAAAAGTGACGGACACTTGTCAAGTacatctttcacaaattttgccGCTGAGGCTGGGTCGGTTCCTCCAGTAGCGGGAAACTTTTCTTCGACAAGGATACTTGAAATGCAAATATGTAggattgtatttttattaaccGTTAAAAACCCATCAAGTGGATCGGAGATGGCCTCCAGATTGCCTTGTGCCGCCGCTTTATAGATAATAGAATCCATTCCAGTGATGGCCTCTGTATGGTGCACGGTCGTCATTACTAGCTGCGGAGGCCTCAATGCAAAGCAATAGAGTACTCCAGAAAATCCTATGTTAGCCACAAGCATTCATGTAGTTGATGTCACATTCAACATTTCTCTATTAAGGCGCATAtccctttttttaattattttttaagcattaaggcgcaaatcctatatatatatatatagattatagagTATATAGATTCATCTTGAAACACGACTAAATGATCAACATTCTAAACAAAACAgaagttttcttttcaaaagaGGCTGAAAACATTATAAACAAAACTTCCATTAattattccaaaaaataattgaaaaaccGCAGGAGAAAAAACATTGAAACACCAGAAGAAAACACTCTCAAATTAAATTACTTCGTATCAAAGTAATCTTTAATAGGccttctatttataattaagaCAAATTCATCACCACAATTACTACGAACGAGACATTTCACCATTCATGAACTATTTTTAGAGAGCACAAATGAAAACGGACCAGCTTACTTCCAGGTACTTAGTAAGTAATGGAACCAGCTCCTTTAATTTCGCTGAAATAACCTTACTTCTCGATCGAGTACCTGACCTGAATCGCAATGAAGCACAATTTAATCAGCAAACTCTACAATAATGACGtaaagggagagagaaagaaaaggagggtCTTGGACTTGTCGTCTTCGAAATAGTActgaggaaaagaaaaggggcGGTGGTGGAGCTACAAGCTTGGAGATGGCATACCATGTGGAGGAAGAAGACCTTATCCTTGAAACTGGAGGGATTGAGGTGAGATATTTATGTAGAGGTCTTGATCATTAAACGTCATCATTGTAAACGTCATCATTAGGCGTCATGGTGGTAAAAGAGGAAGGACGTTGCTACATACTAGTGAGTTTTTCTAAGGACAACTGCCACTGCACAAATGTGATGTAATCAGAGGGACATGGCACAGATTATGTAAGGAAAATaagaaatcaaatcaaatcaaaattatgaaaacaaaaatcaaggcaCAGCtcatataaggaaaaaaaaaaaaaaaaaaaagtgattgaAAGTGTATACTTGACGGTTCGACCGTATTTTTGGGGtgaaataatatcatttcaaaacaaattttcatTCCAACATTATCGAATAATTATCTTCAATTTTGTCTTAAAAGACCTTCCGAGACATTAAAATTAAGACGAATTTGTGATACTTCAAATTATTGtagtaaaacaaaattatttttaaaattaaaaaaataaaaatgatagtaAAGGAATTGTACCAGAAAAGTAAGTCTATCATTATTCGAGAAgattacatgaaaaaataaatgtggtTGTTTGAGAGGGTATAATAACAACGACAACTAGTTGGCATAAAGTTAAAGAAACTTAAATATAAAGGCGAATTTTAGTTTGCCCCCCAACTAGAAAATGTCCAATTGCCACTAAGAAGTTATTACTCATAAATTTCCTCCAATTGAGGTGTTCCAATCACCAATAGGTTATCGGTTGGCTGCACCTACAAGACCGGCTCTTTTATTCTTCGGgccagaaaataattttttctattttcatccTTACAACTGCATGTCATGCCAGCGCTGCTTCTTTGAATGGAGTTCCTTATTCTGTTGCCACTTGTTAGTTGCCAGTTGAAACTCTGTTCATGACTTTAGCCAGAGGGGAAAATAAGAAGGATTTGCACTCGTTCTGACTTCAGCGGcctaatgataatatttttgtatccATGCAATATTAGCttctaattctttttctttgtaaGAAATTTGCaagaagaatctaatagagcatattgattaatttttatttcacttaTATGGTTAGATGGTCGATCTTTATTTGTAACAACTCGACCTAATAATTCTAAGATcggaatattaataatttttattgaacctaaattatatttaatgggctATATTGGATAAGCCCACGAGTGATAAATTATTGAGGTTGATTAGAATTTTAAGGGCTTAATAACTAGGttaaatctaatttattatttattgaatgggTTAGgcttattttaggatttaaagatctgctattaaaaatttattttaatttaaaatcattactGATTGAAGTCCCCTATGCAATCTCAGTCACTATTAATCCCACATTAAATAAACTATTTGagtatgtttttaattttaaccaCACTAAGATTACAATTTTAGAATCATCTTCTCCTTAAAATTCCTAAATCCAACCCATACCATCCTTTAAATAAAGTCCCATGCACTGTACATGCTCCTGTCTCTTCAAGCCTAGGCTTTTTTATGTTCTTAGCTCTATTTTTACCTTCAGCATACCGCGACCTCATCTCCCCCACCATGAAATACGGCAATGCAACCATCATTTTTTCCTCCCTCCTACTCACAACCACTGTCTTCCCTCCATCACGCCGTGATTGATTTTGTGTTAGAAATTTTAAGAAGCAACATTACAAGTTAAGtaacttgatcataaattaggattagcatacattagctagttatatatatatatatattattaaaggcTGTCATTTGTAAGTCAGTGTTTATGTACCATGCATGTTATGATATTTATAAACatgtcattcatcatgtttcattccacatattatagttatgtatgtattatgtatttCACATTACATAAGACACGTATTTTTTCTTATGATCAAGTATAAGATAAGATCAAAATAATGGTACCAATGCAATTTATGGGTGGACGTGCGTGCCACGAACATAAGTGTGGTCTACCATAGTATGCCGAATACTATTAGCGGCTCCCATCATGGCCGCTGGTTGTGGGGCCACTGAACAACCTTGCATACAAGGTTAGATGTGTGGGTCTGTAAGATAAGTATGATAAGTCAGATAATTCAAAACATGTCATGCATGGTATAAGCATGGGTATGAATGGTCATGATTTAAGTtctcatgaaatattttataaaaaaccttatattaagtatgtttatgTCATGATGGATTTATTACTGagttatcgactcattttagtttgtttaatgtttttaaaccaGCATAGGTCAAAATATTTACAAAGCTAGAGCTGTAGGACTGGACTTGGTCTAGGGAAGCGTGATAGTGACCTAGATTGTGTACAgagattttaagttataatttttatagcatagactttgagaaattttaatatatacttCCACGTACCTTATTTATGATtccaatattttaaaacaaaatgaatatatttatcATGAGGAATCTTTGTACTTATCGCTTCCTTtataataaaacatatatatttttaagtcggGTTTAGTAGTAGCATTCCGCAAGGCCTCAAGAATTATGCCATCTTGATGGGACAGTAGCATAGGTTGCTTAGCCACCTGACAAAGGAAGCCTAACCACACACAAATAGAACGAACAATGATATCATGAGTTTCCATAATACCTTTCATCTGAGCAAGACATCTTCTCCTCCATAAGCGCCAAGTAACAATGATGGGCATGATGCCCACAATAAAACCCACCTGCGATGATGAGCTCGCACGCCTAAACCAAATACCATAATTCTGTTTCCAAGATCTTCCAATAGGAATACCAAAAAGAGTGCCAAAAAATGACCATACTTTTTTAGGGAAATCACCTGCAAAGAGCACATGGTCCATATCTTCAATGTGACCTACAGTGcaacaatcacatttggaaACAAGAGGAATACCAATACGAAGCATtctatcatccacactcaaagcCATATGCCAAGCCCTCCAAAAATGTATAGACATTTTTAAAGGAAGGTTCTTATGCCAAATTCAATCATGCCACTCAAGAGGAGACCCTCAGATATGAATACAATTCCAAGCAGATTGGGTAGAGAACATACCTGACTCTATGGGAGTCCAAACAATAACATCCTTTCTAGAATTAGGCCGTGATAAAGAGATTAAGATCTCATCCACCTTGTCCTACCCTACTAGGCTCTCCAAAAGATCCACATCCCAGCTATCCGACAACCGGCaatctttaatttttagcaAGGGAGGACCCACTAGGGGCATCTCATTGATTAGGGGACCATCATCCCTCCCTTTATCATACCAGAAAAAAATCTCACCCTCCCTAATCTCCATttagaattattcaacaacaacGGCATACAATTAGCAACCACCCATTTCTTTTTATCTCGCCCATCAGCTtctccccaaaagaaagaaccCATCAACCTTTGAATTTTGGAGATAGTAATTTTAGGGACTTGTAAAATAGCAAAGAGATGAATCGTCATACTGGATATAACATGCCACAATAGGATTAGTTTTCCACCCATTGATAGTAGTCTCATCTTCCAGCCACTGATTTTTTGCCGTACTTTATTCACGATGTCTTCTAAGTGAACATGTTTGAGTCTCCCCAAGACTATTGGCACTCCCAGATacttgaaagggaaatttccctcCATGAACCCAATACTACATAAGAGTCTCCTCTTTCGTCTAGTGGAAATTTTATAGAATGCCGATTTCTGTATATTAATAGTTTGTCCTGACCACCTCTCATATTGGCTCAAAACATTTTGAAGTACTCGAACCGATCTTTGACTTCCATTGGAAAAAATCATTACATCATCAGCATACATCAAATGAGGGACAATTGGTGTACCTCGAGCCTGAGAAAAAAGCGCAAACTTGTGCTCTTGCACACTACCATGGATCAACCGAGATAGTACCTCTTgctgaatgatgaaaaaataaagagatagtGGATCACCTTGACGAAGCCCTCGACCGCCTGGGAAAAAACCCTTGACGGTACCATTCATCATGATCGAGTACCAAGGGCTAGAAATACAAGAATGCACTGAATCACTAAATTGAGGAGAAAAGCCAAACCTGCGCAAGACCATAATCAAGAATGCCCAATCCACGTGATCATATGCTTTCACCATATCCACTTTCAGCATAATATTGCCCCCatgaattcttttattaatagatTGAACCATTTTCTGGTTGAGACTAATGTTCTCAAAGATGCTTCTCCCGAGAATAGAGGCACCTTACTCCGGAGATATTAGACGAGGCAATAAACCTGTTAATCGAGTTACAATAATTTTGGAGcatattttatagaaaatagaACAAAGGCTATTGGGATAAAACTTATCGAAACCTGTAGGCGATTCCACCTTTGGTATTAGCACAAAAAATGAGGCCGTGAAGAATTTAGAAAGATGCTTGGACATAAAGAATTCCAAAATAGCATTCCACACATCAGTTTTAACTACCTCCCAACATGTTTTATAGAAACCCGAACCAAAACCGTCAGGACCTGGTACACTCTGAGACAGAATGGAAGATAAATCCTCCAAGACTTTCTCAAGAGTGCGAGGGCAAATGAGAGTGACATTTTCCTCTTCTAAAATGACTGACTCAATGTACTCATCCAGGCTAGGCTGCTCTACTGGTGGTTCCCTTTGGAGGAAAGAAGCAAAAAATTTTACTGCCCCTTGGTGAATACTCTCTGGCGTGTCATAAATCACTGTATTTGATCGCATTTCCAacactctttttcttcttttgttggcAAGGCAAGCATGAAAAAACTTTGAATTACAATCGCCATCTACCTGCCATTTTAGTTTAGCCATCTGTGCCAATCTCAATTCTTCACGTCGCCTCCAAATGGCCAAGTCCGAACGTGCTTCATGTAATTCCCGCTCCAAATTATCCTCCCAATTTAATTGAAGCTGTTGCTCAATTTCCTCAATCTGTGTTTCAAGAGCATCAATACGACCCAAAGTATGACCAAAGACCCTTTTATTCCATTCCCGTAGCGCCACCTTTACCTGCTTTAATTTTCTAATCAAAACCTGAATAGCTGACCCATCCACCCGTACATCCCAGGCTACCCGAATGTAGTCCAAGAAATTATGGTGATccactgattgagctgaaatattgcatattttagctatttaaaaccaatgtattttaaattcatcatgacattattattggttttaaatggaaaaatggttaataagaataaatacaagttgtgatttaaattgattaatagcatgagtttgtgcttaattttataaacttgagatttaattggataatgtttattcatatgcatatttagaaagcttggtatgagataaattttgtgtgtgatccatatgttaaattcttttaatagattggaagtcattaactcatgcatgactcaaaacaatgaattttggcttgtaggtcctatacacatggcatggaaagacatattgaattgatgaccacctctagattgaagagtgccgtATGCACTTCATCCCGCCAACTCAACCCAAGTCCAAAAAGGAGGTCGGCTGTAATTTTCCAGAGATGGACATAGAGAGAGTTATGGTGGGTGCATGATGTGCTGGAACTGAAAGTTGGTGATGTGTGAAGTCGGTTGGAGAGTTAAAGGGCAGGTTACGTGGAAGTCTATAGAAGGGGAAGAGAGTGCATGCACTGCCGTGTTTGACTTGGTTTGAGGCAGGTTACGTAAGAGATAGAAGGGTGAGAGGTAAGAAGGTGCAGGcgagagagagatttgattgAAGGAGGCAGTCGGTGGGTGCTTGTGTTGTATCGATGCATATTATTTTTCTGTGAGTAATGAGTGAGTCGGTGCATGCTTTTTCTAGGGGTTGAAAGGAATTGGCTGGAGTCATTTAATTGGCTAGTAATTTTCTGAGATGTGAAGTGAGGATTAAAGAAAGAATCGGTcacgattttatttttattctagctCTATTCTAGTACGtgcagtaggtgggtgagtgttgtgtgctgaaattgaaaaacagattgaagagaagagataagagaagtcggctggaattattctTAAGGTGAAGTgtgcattacttgacttggaggaagggcaGTACCGAATTGAGGCAgctctttatatatttatatatatatatatacatatatgaggCTGAACGGTGGAATAAAAAGATAGGGGAGTGGATGAGTAGAGTGccgtgtatgaattttcaacaagttaGGCGTGAAGTGTGAATGATGTGCTGAATTTTCTGTATACATACCGTGTTAGACTTGGttgcttggtttgaattgaggaAAAGATTGAATGCAAGAGGCGGCTATTGAATGTGAATGCAAGAAACCAATTGAGTGTGGATGCAAGAGGTGGCCGAaatgaggtgtgaatgcaaatgaagTGTGAATACAAATGAAGTATGAATGTGAGAGgcaactagccaagatgttcggctataaaaggggaTGCATTCCGAACACTCAAAGACACAACTACAACTTGcttctttgttatttctttgttatattCTTGAAAGAATTAGATCTTCTTGTGTTCAGCAATTTTGTTTATCCTTTTagcttcaatgctttgttgttttagaatttttattaagtatattaagaattgttctagaattttaattaattaagtgtaataccttaatttctattaagtgtgctagtttgtttcattactagtttgtttcatgcaacaaaaggaattgttttagaagttttaatcaagtgtgctagtttgtttcatgcaacaaaaagaattgttttagaagttctcattaagtgtgttaccttaatttattgcaagaaaggtttggttgtaatcttttgtttttgtttttgatttttctgaacatcatacatggggagtagaggaattgttctagagttttcatt
Coding sequences within it:
- the LOC122312585 gene encoding ankyrin-1-like isoform X2 produces the protein MTTVHHTEAITGMDSIIYKAAAQGNLEAISDPLDGFLTVNKNTILHICISSILVEEKFPATGGTDPASAAKFVKDVLDKCPSLLLKANAEDDSPLHVAARYGHASIVRVLIEHKNSQHQDLESGVVKATTEMIGKLNKEGDTALHEAVRHNHIEVVKQLLMEVDPEFSFGANVAGETPLYLAAERHFPDLVSEILNKLKSPAYNGPLGRTALHAAAFWDDEGMTQNILERYGRDLCRQADQNGWTPLHMAAYKDNIGPTKLLLKYDREVAYMKDAEGRTALHIAAHRHQESVTLVKIIAMCPDCCEVVDNEGRNALHLAVHNNRPRAALIIQYYLSLRNLLNQKDNNGNTPLHHYYNSAGYDLRTLDSPRVDKMVFNKKNQNAYQFLTNNSFPTVHGKKLFFFKDAKNYKFYHDGRVLEVGYDEIEKKRPKMVGEVESNKERMKKMEDDDKAAQIHLVVATLISTVTFAAGITMPGGFVGVDDHPHPGSAVLRKSVAFKAFIITNALSLMLSTSAVFIHLFIPLITSTYLFENRKSFLRMAFWFLLSSMAPMVLAFVTGTYAVLAHSDIAIPTCIICLSFLLVLVVIFLKFKITDADSKMLSSLGFDS
- the LOC122312585 gene encoding ankyrin-1-like isoform X3, with the translated sequence MDSIIYKAAAQGNLEAISDPLDGFLTVNKNTILHICISSILVEEKFPATGGTDPASAAKFVKDVLDKCPSLLLKANAEDDSPLHVAARYGHASIVRVLIEHKNSQHQDLESGVVKATTEMIGKLNKEGDTALHEAVRHNHIEVVKQLLMEVDPEFSFGANVAGETPLYLAAERHFPDLVSEILNKLKSPAYNGPLGRTALHAAAFWDDEGMTQNILERYGRDLCRQADQNGWTPLHMAAYKDNIGPTKLLLKYDREVAYMKDAEGRTALHIAAHRHQESVTLVKIIAMCPDCCEVVDNEGRNALHLAVHNNRPRAALIIQYYLSLRNLLNQKDNNGNTPLHHYYNSAGYDLRTLDSPRVDKMVFNKKNQNAYQFLTNNSFPTVHGKKLFFFKDAKNYKFYHDGRVLEVGYDEIEKKRPKMVGEVESNKERMKKMEDDDKAAQIHLVVATLISTVTFAAGITMPGGFVGVDDHPHPGSAVLRKSVAFKAFIITNALSLMLSTSAVFIHLFIPLITSTYLFENRKSFLRMAFWFLLSSMAPMVLAFVTGTYAVLAHSDIAIPTCIICLSFLLVLVVIFLKFKITDADSKMLSSLGFDS
- the LOC122312585 gene encoding ankyrin repeat-containing protein ITN1-like isoform X1 gives rise to the protein MLVANIGFSGVLYCFALRPPQLVMTTVHHTEAITGMDSIIYKAAAQGNLEAISDPLDGFLTVNKNTILHICISSILVEEKFPATGGTDPASAAKFVKDVLDKCPSLLLKANAEDDSPLHVAARYGHASIVRVLIEHKNSQHQDLESGVVKATTEMIGKLNKEGDTALHEAVRHNHIEVVKQLLMEVDPEFSFGANVAGETPLYLAAERHFPDLVSEILNKLKSPAYNGPLGRTALHAAAFWDDEGMTQNILERYGRDLCRQADQNGWTPLHMAAYKDNIGPTKLLLKYDREVAYMKDAEGRTALHIAAHRHQESVTLVKIIAMCPDCCEVVDNEGRNALHLAVHNNRPRAALIIQYYLSLRNLLNQKDNNGNTPLHHYYNSAGYDLRTLDSPRVDKMVFNKKNQNAYQFLTNNSFPTVHGKKLFFFKDAKNYKFYHDGRVLEVGYDEIEKKRPKMVGEVESNKERMKKMEDDDKAAQIHLVVATLISTVTFAAGITMPGGFVGVDDHPHPGSAVLRKSVAFKAFIITNALSLMLSTSAVFIHLFIPLITSTYLFENRKSFLRMAFWFLLSSMAPMVLAFVTGTYAVLAHSDIAIPTCIICLSFLLVLVVIFLKFKITDADSKMLSSLGFDS